One Tolypothrix bouteillei VB521301 DNA window includes the following coding sequences:
- a CDS encoding DivIVA domain-containing protein, which translates to MLRPKQPNIDPNHNGGNPLSEEYPNGISYDGDTTPTGSVDLQQELNRLEEMILSGFNIPLTRCTLVDEDKLLDRLDFIRLSLPEAFQEAANVLQEKEEILLQAEEYGQQIVDAAQAKRAQILDESDILRQAEREAQQLRQQVQQECEAMMQETLAEIDRKRRACQQEIEEMRRAAVAEAEAIEQGADEYADNVLENIEQQLQEMLRIIRNGRQQLYPDNKSNQRNSLPPKKK; encoded by the coding sequence ATGCTACGCCCAAAACAACCAAATATCGACCCAAATCACAACGGAGGCAATCCCCTCTCGGAAGAGTACCCCAATGGAATCTCCTACGACGGAGATACTACGCCAACAGGAAGCGTAGATCTTCAGCAGGAACTTAACCGCCTCGAAGAAATGATTCTTTCAGGTTTTAATATTCCGCTAACGCGATGCACGTTGGTGGATGAGGACAAGTTGCTCGACAGGCTCGATTTCATTAGGCTTTCTTTGCCTGAAGCTTTTCAGGAAGCAGCTAATGTCCTTCAAGAAAAGGAAGAAATCCTCCTACAGGCAGAAGAATACGGACAACAAATTGTTGACGCTGCCCAAGCCAAAAGAGCGCAAATTTTGGATGAAAGCGACATTTTGCGACAAGCAGAACGAGAAGCCCAACAACTGCGGCAACAAGTACAACAAGAGTGTGAGGCGATGATGCAAGAGACGCTTGCGGAAATCGATCGCAAACGACGCGCTTGTCAGCAAGAAATTGAGGAAATGCGACGGGCTGCAGTTGCAGAAGCTGAAGCGATCGAACAAGGTGCTGACGAGTACGCTGATAACGTTTTAGAAAATATCGAGCAGCAACTTCAAGAAATGTTACGAATTATTCGCAACGGACGCCAACAACTTTATCCAGATAATAAATCAAATCAACGCAATTCTCTCCCTCCTAAAAAGAAATAG